A stretch of the Aegilops tauschii subsp. strangulata cultivar AL8/78 chromosome 4, Aet v6.0, whole genome shotgun sequence genome encodes the following:
- the LOC109750412 gene encoding uncharacterized protein → MLNPTAVIPNPGAAAPEPATVAVFAIVTAPSWALPISEFLENGVLPMDETKARQVQCRASAYNIINNELVKHSSTGVFQRCVEQDKGIEILLDIHQGECGHHAASRSLVAKAFRHGFYWPTAL, encoded by the coding sequence ATGCTCAACCCGACTGCCGTCATCCCCAACCCGGGGGCTGCTGCTCCAGAGCCCGCCACGGTGGCCGTCTTTGCCATAGTGACGGCTCCATCATGGGCCCTGCCAATCTCAGAGTTCCTGGAGAACGGAGTCCTCCCCATGGACGAAACCAAGGCCCGGCAAGTGCAATGTCGGGCGTCCGCCTAcaacatcatcaacaacgagctcgtcaagcACAGCTCGACGGGTGTTTTCCAACGCTGCGTCGAGCAGGACAAGGGCATAGagatcctcctcgacatacacCAGGGCGAGTGCGGGCACCACGCCGCCTCGAGGTCCttggtggccaaggcttttcgccatggtttctATTGGCCCACGGCCCTCTAA